One window of the Candidatus Chryseobacterium colombiense genome contains the following:
- a CDS encoding efflux RND transporter permease subunit translates to MTNKKVHFLEAVMKYKQVVIVMVVLLMVMGINSLINMPRSENPRIEIPTAAVYAFYPGADEHQVEEEVAKKIEQYLFSFEEIKKKKVKAEVKEGQVFFTVEMNTDVKDRKKFWHTLQLDMDANLRPKLPAGVVGPFINSNFANVTAMIISVSSKERSYAEIEKYVDKLEDGLKVIPTVSKINRSGGQKQQIYIKINDQKLQQYGLGINTLVSAIQQQNVTGYNGELSGGSNAIIPVFTNSRYKNMSDIAEQIVYTTPAGNVVRLKDVADLERRFEEPSSLVRVGDEKAMVLTVDMQPGNNIVAFGKEVEKKIEDIQKNFPPDIHMKTIVNQPEAVGESISHFMVEFAMAIGSVVLVVMLLLPIRVAGVASAAAPISIVITFGLMQIVGLELHQVTLAALIIVLGMVVDNAIVVVDNYIEKLDEGITPWTAAWQAAQQLSLPIFTATMAIIFAFAPLALFMDGIAKDFMFSLPITVAIALITSMLVALFLTPYTCYVFIKKGLKHKVSDRPVKKNMLDHLQTAFDNGVGLAFKWPKTTMFIGVLSIVSALFIATKVDPEFFPLTERNQFNMEVWIPNGTSLDKTEAKVKELEKILKKDNRVVDITSFVGMSSPRFHTSYAPESPKKYFAQVFITTISNDASNEMVKEYLEKLKNFIPDGSIKLKQLSFQEGSPIDIRVVSDKESDQRKVALEIKKIIENTPGTNNVRLSSEYDYMGVKLNVDDVKANRLGVTNQAITQTLGAGLKGYSVSTLWEGDKPVDIFLRYDSISRKDMNALENLHIQSYFGSKIPLKEVATLQPEWHAGVISRKNGIKYVSVLAEAQLGPKPSRILKEALPKIEALPLPAGTTIQYGGDAESTAENTPGMMLSLSVSLILIFLTLLFQFKNLGKALIILCTFLLSLFGAFFGLFITGNPLGMTGFMGIISLIGIVVRNGIILVDYADELIREHGYKHKAAAMAAAKRRMRPIFLTSAAAAVGVVPMILGKSPMWAPLGSVLAFGLIFSMIFTLFIVPVMYYKLLKDPVPKDETSEDQMDDEVILYKPKPHH, encoded by the coding sequence ATGACGAATAAAAAAGTGCATTTTCTGGAAGCTGTGATGAAATACAAGCAGGTAGTGATCGTGATGGTAGTCCTGTTGATGGTAATGGGGATCAACTCTCTTATCAATATGCCCCGAAGCGAAAATCCACGGATCGAGATTCCGACCGCTGCTGTATATGCATTTTATCCGGGAGCCGATGAGCATCAGGTTGAGGAAGAAGTAGCAAAAAAGATAGAACAATATCTCTTCTCCTTTGAAGAGATCAAAAAGAAAAAAGTCAAAGCTGAAGTTAAAGAAGGACAGGTATTTTTCACTGTGGAAATGAATACTGATGTCAAAGACCGTAAGAAATTCTGGCACACGCTTCAGCTTGATATGGATGCGAATCTTCGTCCAAAGCTTCCTGCCGGAGTTGTCGGACCGTTTATCAACAGTAATTTTGCCAATGTGACGGCAATGATCATCTCCGTATCTTCCAAAGAAAGAAGCTACGCCGAGATCGAAAAATATGTTGATAAGCTGGAAGATGGCCTGAAGGTAATCCCTACAGTTTCCAAGATCAACCGATCCGGTGGCCAGAAACAGCAGATCTACATTAAAATCAATGACCAGAAACTACAGCAGTACGGTTTGGGAATTAACACATTGGTCAGTGCCATTCAGCAGCAGAATGTAACCGGATATAATGGAGAATTATCCGGAGGTTCCAATGCCATCATTCCAGTCTTTACCAACAGCCGTTACAAGAATATGTCTGATATTGCCGAGCAGATCGTCTACACTACGCCGGCAGGCAATGTGGTTCGCCTGAAAGATGTCGCCGATCTTGAAAGACGTTTTGAAGAACCTTCTTCATTGGTAAGAGTAGGAGATGAAAAAGCAATGGTACTGACCGTTGATATGCAGCCCGGAAATAATATCGTAGCCTTCGGGAAAGAAGTGGAGAAAAAGATCGAGGACATTCAGAAAAATTTCCCGCCTGACATTCACATGAAAACGATTGTGAATCAGCCGGAAGCGGTAGGAGAAAGTATAAGTCATTTCATGGTGGAGTTCGCCATGGCAATAGGTTCTGTGGTACTTGTTGTAATGTTACTGCTTCCTATACGGGTTGCCGGTGTAGCTTCAGCAGCAGCGCCTATTTCTATCGTTATTACGTTTGGGCTTATGCAGATCGTAGGTCTGGAACTTCATCAGGTAACCCTTGCCGCCTTGATCATCGTCCTTGGAATGGTGGTGGACAATGCCATTGTGGTAGTCGACAACTATATTGAAAAGCTGGATGAAGGAATAACACCATGGACAGCAGCTTGGCAGGCCGCCCAACAGCTGTCACTTCCTATTTTTACGGCGACAATGGCCATTATATTTGCATTTGCTCCATTAGCTTTATTTATGGATGGCATTGCAAAAGATTTTATGTTCTCACTCCCGATTACCGTAGCTATTGCATTGATCACCTCGATGCTGGTCGCTCTGTTCCTTACACCATACACCTGTTATGTATTTATTAAAAAAGGATTAAAGCATAAAGTAAGTGACAGACCTGTGAAGAAGAACATGCTGGACCATCTTCAGACAGCATTTGATAATGGGGTAGGACTGGCTTTCAAATGGCCAAAGACGACAATGTTTATTGGTGTGCTATCAATTGTTAGTGCTCTCTTTATCGCGACTAAAGTTGATCCTGAGTTTTTCCCGCTTACTGAACGGAATCAGTTCAATATGGAAGTCTGGATACCAAACGGAACCTCATTGGATAAAACGGAAGCTAAGGTAAAAGAGCTTGAGAAGATCCTTAAAAAAGACAATCGCGTAGTGGATATCACAAGCTTTGTAGGAATGAGTTCACCACGATTCCATACTTCATATGCGCCGGAATCTCCTAAAAAATATTTTGCACAGGTTTTCATTACCACCATCAGTAATGATGCATCTAATGAAATGGTCAAAGAATATCTGGAAAAGCTTAAAAACTTTATACCTGATGGGTCTATTAAGTTGAAGCAGCTTAGCTTTCAGGAAGGTTCACCTATTGATATCCGTGTGGTAAGTGATAAAGAATCCGATCAGAGAAAGGTAGCACTGGAGATCAAAAAGATCATTGAAAATACACCGGGAACCAATAATGTACGCCTGAGCAGTGAATATGATTACATGGGCGTAAAGCTGAATGTGGATGATGTGAAGGCCAACCGGCTAGGGGTAACGAATCAGGCGATTACCCAAACTCTCGGAGCTGGACTGAAAGGATATTCTGTTTCGACATTATGGGAAGGAGATAAACCAGTCGATATTTTCCTGAGGTATGATTCCATAAGCAGGAAAGATATGAATGCCCTGGAAAATCTTCACATCCAATCTTATTTTGGCAGCAAGATCCCGTTGAAGGAAGTGGCGACTTTACAGCCGGAATGGCATGCAGGAGTCATTTCAAGAAAGAACGGCATTAAGTACGTCAGTGTTTTGGCAGAAGCACAGCTTGGTCCTAAGCCATCAAGAATTCTTAAAGAAGCCCTGCCAAAAATTGAGGCGCTTCCGCTCCCAGCAGGCACAACCATTCAATATGGAGGAGATGCAGAATCAACGGCTGAAAATACTCCGGGGATGATGCTTTCACTTTCTGTGAGCCTTATCCTGATTTTTCTGACACTGTTGTTCCAGTTCAAAAATCTGGGTAAAGCCCTCATTATCTTGTGTACTTTCCTTCTGAGTCTTTTCGGAGCCTTTTTCGGACTTTTCATTACTGGAAACCCACTGGGAATGACAGGCTTCATGGGTATTATCAGCTTGATAGGTATCGTGGTAAGAAACGGAATCATCCTGGTAGATTATGCTGATGAATTGATCCGGGAGCATGGATACAAACACAAAGCAGCGGCCATGGCAGCCGCCAAAAGGAGAATGCGTCCTATATTCCTTACTTCAGCCGCTGCGGCAGTAGGTGTGGTTCCAATGATTCTAGGTAAATCTCCGATGTGGGCACCGTTGGGAAGTGTATTGGCTTTTGGGCTAATCTTCTCCATGATCTTTACACTTTTCATTGTTCCGGTGATGTATTACAAGCTTCTGAAGGATCCCGTGCCTAAAGATGAAACGTCTGAAGATCAAATGGACGATGAGGTTATCTTATATAAACCAAAACCTCATCACTAA
- a CDS encoding glycoside hydrolase family 32 protein — protein sequence MHSFETTNFKDFTYQGRQILYGTASEPDFGVGTGSLVKVGSTYFYYYTGHNEIASFLAGNPRESVLLATSTDMKNWTKVKNFKITAPAGYYDYEFRDPHVLFNAEDGKYWMLVSAQTSAKKAVVLKFTTTNPASGNWTVENPIYTTTSSENYIMLECPDLFKMGNYWYLVFSENWSNNTGTHYRIGTSPNGPWTTPANDRLDGSYLYAAKTVSDNANRYLVGWTARKVPESNTGGKDWAGNLVAHQLVQNQDGTLAVKPISTLQSVFGQSASLSVDKIIGNASQNGNGFNLSANSQVMFGKLQKANQISFTLNAYANGKSGLILAQDNEGKNGFKIAFEPSSNRIASYVMNGGSEDFANAYPLSGISGTNYNVTVFISNDVCVVYVNDKLAFSNRVYDVVNKKWSIFGSSDSSFSNINVKNP from the coding sequence ATTCACAGCTTTGAGACGACCAATTTTAAAGATTTTACTTATCAAGGGAGACAAATTCTCTACGGAACGGCTTCCGAACCGGATTTTGGTGTTGGAACGGGTAGTCTTGTGAAGGTCGGGAGTACGTATTTTTACTATTACACAGGTCATAATGAGATTGCTTCATTTTTAGCGGGTAATCCGAGGGAAAGCGTGCTTTTGGCTACAAGTACCGATATGAAAAACTGGACGAAAGTGAAGAATTTTAAAATCACTGCTCCGGCTGGCTATTATGATTATGAATTCCGCGATCCGCATGTTTTGTTCAATGCAGAAGATGGGAAATACTGGATGCTGGTTTCTGCACAGACTTCGGCTAAAAAAGCGGTTGTTCTTAAATTTACAACAACCAATCCTGCCAGCGGAAACTGGACGGTGGAAAATCCGATTTACACGACAACTTCTTCAGAAAATTACATTATGCTGGAATGTCCCGACCTTTTCAAAATGGGCAATTACTGGTATCTTGTTTTCTCAGAAAACTGGAGTAACAATACCGGAACACATTACAGAATCGGAACTTCACCAAACGGACCGTGGACTACACCTGCAAATGACCGGTTGGACGGCTCTTATCTCTACGCTGCAAAAACTGTTTCGGACAATGCCAACCGTTATCTGGTAGGTTGGACTGCAAGAAAAGTTCCTGAAAGCAACACTGGTGGAAAAGACTGGGCGGGAAATCTTGTAGCACATCAATTAGTTCAGAATCAGGATGGAACGTTGGCGGTAAAACCTATTTCTACCTTGCAATCTGTATTTGGACAAAGTGCTTCACTTTCTGTAGATAAAATTATAGGAAATGCTTCTCAAAATGGTAACGGTTTTAATTTGTCTGCCAATTCGCAAGTGATGTTTGGGAAACTTCAGAAAGCAAATCAAATAAGCTTTACGTTGAACGCTTATGCTAACGGAAAATCAGGATTGATTCTGGCGCAGGATAATGAAGGAAAAAATGGTTTTAAAATTGCATTCGAACCTTCCTCCAACAGAATAGCAAGTTATGTAATGAACGGCGGAAGTGAGGATTTTGCCAATGCTTATCCTTTGTCCGGAATCTCGGGAACCAACTATAATGTAACGGTTTTCATCAGCAATGATGTTTGTGTGGTCTATGTGAATGACAAGTTGGCGTTCAGCAATCGAGTGTACGATGTTGTTAACAAAAAATGGAGTATTTTTGGTTCTTCGGACAGTTCATTCAGTAATATTAATGTCAAAAATCCTTAA
- a CDS encoding efflux RND transporter periplasmic adaptor subunit: MIVKKKKSLFLLGILLLLSACGGKEQPTVKAELIRVAVQKVEMISRPETFSYSGNILADNSVSIGFGVSGRVTAVYVQEGQCVSKGQLLAAIETSTYQNALAVAGAGMDQAQDNFNRLNQLYLKKSLPERDYIAAKVALAQSKANRDIAMKNLRDTKLYASFSGIVSQKLTEAGAMAAPGVPAFTVVKTDKIYATAAITENEISALKIGTPAEVSIPSLNRTIHGNITIINPQADDNSKTYTVKIRLDNPGGQILPGMITDINIKTGKSKDAIILPAQAILKDPDGSSYVYTVKSAKNGATAFKKRVEMQNMAGASDVIIKSGLTPDEQVVISGQTRLGDGTPVKF, translated from the coding sequence ATGATAGTCAAAAAAAAGAAAAGTCTTTTTTTATTAGGAATTCTGCTGTTGCTTTCAGCATGTGGCGGAAAAGAGCAACCCACAGTCAAAGCTGAGCTTATAAGGGTTGCCGTGCAGAAAGTAGAAATGATTTCCCGACCCGAAACTTTCTCTTACAGTGGAAATATTCTGGCCGACAACAGTGTGAGCATTGGTTTTGGGGTTTCCGGACGTGTTACAGCAGTTTATGTTCAGGAAGGACAGTGCGTATCAAAAGGTCAGTTGTTGGCTGCCATAGAAACCAGTACTTATCAGAATGCCCTGGCTGTTGCCGGAGCAGGAATGGATCAGGCTCAGGACAATTTCAACCGCCTCAATCAGCTGTATCTTAAAAAAAGTTTACCGGAAAGAGATTATATCGCTGCAAAAGTAGCGCTGGCACAATCTAAAGCCAATAGAGATATTGCCATGAAAAATCTTAGGGATACAAAGCTATACGCCTCTTTTTCGGGGATCGTTTCTCAAAAGCTTACTGAAGCCGGAGCTATGGCAGCACCTGGAGTCCCTGCATTTACAGTAGTAAAAACCGATAAGATCTATGCAACTGCAGCCATCACGGAAAATGAGATCAGTGCCCTTAAAATAGGAACTCCTGCGGAAGTTTCCATTCCAAGCCTTAACCGTACGATTCATGGAAATATTACCATCATCAATCCTCAAGCGGATGACAACTCCAAAACGTATACCGTAAAGATCCGGCTCGACAATCCGGGAGGGCAGATACTGCCGGGGATGATCACGGATATCAACATCAAAACAGGCAAAAGTAAAGATGCCATTATCCTTCCTGCTCAGGCCATACTTAAAGACCCTGATGGTTCAAGCTATGTATATACTGTGAAATCTGCTAAGAATGGTGCCACTGCCTTTAAAAAGAGAGTAGAAATGCAGAATATGGCGGGTGCAAGCGATGTAATTATCAAAAGCGGACTGACTCCGGATGAGCAGGTCGTTATTTCTGGGCAGACACGTCTTGGAGACGGTACACCTGTTAAGTTTTAA
- a CDS encoding TolC family protein produces the protein MKIIYDTISKIVLVLLFTTAIDAQAQERVVSVDEVKNLALENNKKIKKAQQNIEAAKAAKTAAETGGKPTVDGSVGGYYFSKPLSNLIPEVLGSANVNVTQVLYAGGKVETGKKLSSTAVDLQIAQKDLTKEEVKLSAETIYWQIVNAKEKIALAKEYIKLLDQLHTTVKNSFDAGLTYKNDLLKIEVQQNEAQLNLKRAEDGLSIAKLSLAQIAGLPNSSFDVEDAVSGSFTGVLADSQLQPANRPELSILAKAVEINELQGKLLDGDRKPTVALSGIGFSSFGKNINPIDMKNNMQGFVGMLSVNVPIYDWGARKEKVKEQQSKTNAQKLELEETKELLLLEVQNAVMQLNQSAKRIELTERSFIQASENLRLNQDRYDAGTVVAEEVLKAQVLWQEAKSEILDAKAEYKINGAKYRKASGINSQY, from the coding sequence ATGAAAATAATATACGATACGATATCAAAAATAGTTCTGGTGCTGTTGTTCACCACGGCAATAGATGCTCAGGCCCAGGAACGTGTAGTTTCAGTGGATGAAGTCAAAAATCTGGCATTAGAGAACAATAAAAAGATCAAAAAAGCGCAACAAAATATCGAAGCTGCCAAAGCAGCCAAGACGGCTGCAGAAACAGGTGGAAAGCCTACAGTTGACGGAAGTGTAGGAGGATATTATTTCTCCAAACCACTTTCCAACCTAATACCGGAAGTATTGGGAAGTGCCAATGTGAATGTTACCCAGGTTTTATATGCCGGCGGAAAAGTAGAAACCGGGAAAAAGCTTTCTTCAACAGCAGTAGATCTGCAGATAGCGCAGAAAGACCTTACCAAAGAAGAAGTAAAACTCTCTGCGGAGACTATTTACTGGCAAATTGTAAATGCCAAGGAAAAAATAGCTTTGGCAAAAGAATACATCAAACTTTTGGATCAACTGCATACCACGGTTAAGAATTCCTTTGATGCAGGGCTAACGTATAAAAATGACCTCTTGAAAATAGAAGTTCAGCAGAATGAGGCACAACTCAATCTGAAACGCGCTGAAGATGGCCTTAGCATAGCCAAGTTAAGCCTTGCCCAGATCGCAGGACTTCCTAATTCCAGTTTTGATGTGGAGGATGCTGTTAGCGGCAGTTTTACTGGTGTTCTGGCAGACAGTCAGCTGCAGCCGGCGAACCGACCTGAGCTATCCATTCTTGCGAAAGCAGTAGAAATAAATGAGCTACAGGGAAAACTGCTGGATGGAGATCGCAAGCCGACGGTTGCTCTTTCAGGAATAGGCTTTTCCAGTTTTGGTAAGAATATCAATCCCATCGATATGAAAAATAATATGCAGGGTTTTGTGGGAATGTTGTCGGTGAATGTTCCAATTTATGACTGGGGAGCCAGAAAGGAGAAAGTTAAAGAGCAGCAGTCTAAAACCAATGCGCAAAAGCTTGAATTGGAAGAAACTAAGGAGCTTCTGTTGCTGGAAGTCCAGAATGCAGTGATGCAGCTCAATCAGTCTGCTAAACGTATAGAGCTTACTGAAAGATCTTTTATTCAGGCTAGTGAAAATCTCAGACTGAACCAGGATAGATATGACGCAGGAACGGTGGTAGCAGAAGAAGTATTGAAAGCTCAGGTTCTTTGGCAGGAGGCCAAATCGGAGATTCTTGATGCCAAGGCAGAATATAAGATCAATGGGGCCAAGTATAGAAAAGCATCAGGTATAAATAGTCAATATTAA
- a CDS encoding helix-turn-helix domain-containing protein — protein sequence MTHKDIVFHNLHDLFKMIDKNGDHQKNNNDFFIIRESHDLDKNSYKYPFRTDNGAIMLVTEGEGKIQINLEEISIKKDDIVIFTPNSIIYPAYKGSYIRARGIVFNDSFVQKNIRHMHYINEIIFFSERNTPILHPGLNERETIRFLLNKISQADEQENYYSKDIINHYFNALLLELMVLYRYNETRTIDSKTSRKKDLINQFLILLSEYSKKERTVEFYAEKLFVSPSYLTRIVKEASGESTRTVITNSVIIEARDLLLSSNLSITQIAEELNFSDQSFFGKFFKKKMKMSPKMFRAKNK from the coding sequence ATGACTCATAAAGATATTGTTTTTCATAATCTCCACGATTTGTTTAAAATGATCGACAAAAATGGTGATCATCAAAAAAACAACAATGATTTTTTTATCATCCGGGAATCTCATGACCTGGACAAAAATTCTTACAAATATCCTTTCAGAACAGACAATGGCGCAATTATGCTGGTTACAGAAGGGGAAGGTAAAATACAGATTAATCTTGAAGAAATAAGCATTAAAAAAGATGATATCGTTATTTTCACTCCAAATTCAATTATTTATCCAGCCTATAAAGGTTCTTACATCAGGGCAAGGGGGATTGTCTTCAACGATTCTTTTGTTCAAAAAAATATCCGTCATATGCATTATATTAATGAGATCATCTTCTTTTCTGAAAGAAATACTCCTATCTTACATCCCGGCCTTAATGAAAGGGAAACCATAAGATTCCTGCTTAATAAGATTAGCCAGGCGGATGAACAGGAAAATTATTACTCGAAAGACATCATCAATCATTATTTTAATGCGCTGCTCCTTGAGTTGATGGTACTATACCGGTACAATGAAACCAGAACGATTGATTCTAAAACATCAAGGAAGAAGGATCTTATCAATCAGTTTCTTATACTGCTTTCCGAGTATTCCAAAAAAGAGAGAACTGTTGAGTTTTACGCCGAGAAGCTTTTTGTGAGCCCAAGCTATCTGACACGAATCGTGAAAGAAGCCTCTGGGGAATCTACCCGTACCGTTATTACCAATTCAGTCATTATTGAGGCTCGTGATCTGCTTTTAAGTTCTAATCTTTCTATTACACAGATTGCAGAAGAGCTTAACTTCAGTGATCAGTCTTTTTTTGGTAAATTCTTTAAAAAGAAAATGAAAATGTCTCCAAAGATGTTTAGGGCAAAAAATAAATAA
- a CDS encoding TetR/AcrR family transcriptional regulator, which produces MSTEKKIKEIAKYVLFVEGRFYATTQQIAQSAGMDRTAIHYYFRTKSNLVNIIIGEVINEFPAPTWNDIKNLSLKEKMERYIDFNTEKSKKYPYLDVYIITQNECSEFGGKLFFPLTEMIPEISVSISKGRTTYNNPFLFLVDLASIVSGFHISADFFRKRSDIVLSSSFYHQRTETIINLFLK; this is translated from the coding sequence TTGAGTACTGAAAAAAAAATAAAAGAAATTGCTAAATATGTGCTTTTTGTAGAAGGCAGGTTCTATGCTACAACACAGCAGATCGCACAAAGCGCGGGTATGGATAGAACAGCAATACATTATTATTTCCGCACGAAATCCAACCTTGTTAACATTATCATTGGTGAAGTGATCAACGAATTTCCTGCTCCCACCTGGAATGACATCAAGAATCTTTCACTGAAAGAGAAAATGGAAAGATATATTGATTTCAATACTGAAAAAAGCAAAAAATATCCTTATCTGGATGTTTATATTATTACCCAGAATGAATGCTCAGAATTTGGGGGAAAATTATTTTTTCCGCTCACTGAAATGATACCTGAGATCTCAGTTTCAATTAGTAAAGGAAGAACAACCTACAATAATCCTTTCTTGTTTCTTGTCGATCTTGCTTCCATTGTTTCAGGTTTCCATATCTCTGCTGACTTTTTTAGGAAAAGATCAGATATTGTATTATCATCATCTTTCTATCATCAACGAACTGAAACGATTATAAATTTATTTTTAAAGTAA
- a CDS encoding MBL fold metallo-hydrolase has protein sequence MKRFINERITIIASSLGILLNLFLIPIQSRIWNGRQDCAISNFLTNFLAKDALLDEPVKSTLNMPQEYFKYGHYFVLVYFSLLIAIWTSSFIRQQWLKNSAILITSIALSTNVLIYWASEYLTIYAREIFFNYIEVPAIAILLILFTVIAYKLKEQYHSKWKKYVYLLPVSLTLLWTIVFQYIPHAPVLALLICILILSLNNQQIPKIDAKHNWYAIIVRITAIILIVISFGISIAIKYQPTTIIGENQEMKIEAFSKDSGIELYVFNTGFNRMTKALSPTYKKWRPCPIYLIKHPKFGYVLFDSGISEKVALEGQNGLGFPMPFLFESKSKLEMLAFNQIKKLGIKPEDIKYLAISHLHDDHIGTVYAFKNATLILNGKAKPKEGSLPGFTPASSFKESNSSLGKAYDLFGDKTIQLIEKPGHTDSDLMLLVTLNQGPVLLSGDAVVHNDWLKSNDVERLPTQPENAAQNRNNIRTLETKMPELIVFPGHDMPIILKNRTDIHIINPDFFKASNLNIKQQN, from the coding sequence ATGAAACGATTCATTAATGAAAGAATAACAATTATAGCAAGCTCTCTGGGAATTCTTTTAAATCTATTTCTAATTCCTATTCAATCCCGAATCTGGAATGGCCGTCAGGATTGTGCAATATCAAATTTTCTAACAAACTTTCTGGCAAAAGATGCATTGCTCGATGAGCCGGTAAAGTCAACTTTAAACATGCCACAGGAATATTTTAAATATGGGCATTATTTTGTTTTAGTCTATTTTTCTTTACTCATCGCAATTTGGACTAGTAGTTTTATTCGCCAGCAATGGCTAAAAAATAGTGCAATACTAATTACATCAATTGCTTTAAGCACCAATGTCTTAATTTATTGGGCAAGTGAATATTTAACTATTTATGCCCGTGAAATATTCTTTAATTATATCGAAGTTCCGGCAATTGCAATCTTACTTATTTTATTTACTGTAATTGCCTATAAATTAAAAGAACAATATCATTCAAAATGGAAAAAGTATGTTTACTTATTGCCTGTTTCGTTAACGCTTCTATGGACGATTGTGTTTCAATATATTCCGCATGCTCCTGTATTGGCACTTCTTATTTGTATTTTGATATTAAGTTTGAATAACCAACAAATACCAAAAATCGATGCAAAACATAATTGGTATGCTATTATTGTACGAATCACAGCTATTATATTGATTGTTATTTCTTTTGGAATTTCGATTGCAATCAAATATCAGCCAACTACTATTATTGGCGAAAATCAAGAGATGAAAATTGAAGCATTTTCTAAGGATTCAGGGATCGAATTGTATGTATTTAATACCGGATTTAACCGAATGACAAAAGCATTAAGTCCTACTTATAAAAAATGGAGACCATGTCCGATTTATTTAATTAAACACCCAAAGTTTGGCTATGTTTTATTTGACTCCGGAATATCAGAGAAAGTAGCACTTGAAGGTCAAAATGGTTTGGGATTTCCGATGCCTTTTTTATTTGAAAGTAAATCTAAATTAGAAATGCTGGCCTTTAATCAGATTAAAAAACTTGGCATAAAGCCTGAAGATATTAAATATTTGGCAATTTCACATCTTCATGATGATCATATAGGAACTGTCTACGCATTTAAAAACGCAACGTTAATATTAAATGGCAAAGCAAAGCCAAAAGAAGGAAGTCTTCCAGGGTTTACACCAGCTTCTTCATTTAAAGAAAGTAATTCTTCGTTAGGAAAAGCATACGATTTGTTTGGTGACAAAACGATACAATTAATAGAAAAACCGGGACATACAGACAGTGATTTAATGCTTTTGGTAACTTTAAATCAAGGGCCTGTTTTACTAAGCGGAGATGCTGTTGTACATAATGACTGGCTTAAATCTAATGATGTTGAAAGACTGCCAACTCAACCTGAGAATGCTGCACAAAACAGAAATAATATTCGAACTTTAGAAACAAAAATGCCCGAATTGATAGTATTTCCAGGTCACGATATGCCAATTATTTTGAAAAACAGAACGGACATTCATATTATTAATCCAGATTTTTTCAAAGCCAGTAATTTAAATATTAAGCAGCAAAATTAA
- a CDS encoding glucose 1-dehydrogenase produces the protein MDRLKGKVAIITGAASGMGAAHAVAFVAEGAKVVLTDINEEKGLEVAQSLGEHNVLFVKHDVSSQEDWVKVIEATETAFGPVDILVNNAGIDKPALLEEMPEALYRQVIEINQVSVFLGMKAVIPSMKKVSKGSIVNISSIAGFVAAPYRLAYTASKFAVRGMTKSAAVELAKYNIRVNSVHPGLIDTPMTGVVPKEQLSQLNIPLGRTADAKEVSALVVYLASDESSYSTGSEFIIDGGITAQL, from the coding sequence ATGGACAGATTAAAAGGTAAAGTAGCGATTATTACAGGTGCAGCATCAGGAATGGGTGCTGCCCACGCAGTTGCATTTGTTGCAGAGGGTGCAAAAGTTGTACTCACGGATATTAACGAAGAGAAAGGCCTGGAAGTTGCCCAATCTCTGGGAGAGCATAACGTACTATTTGTTAAACATGATGTTTCGAGCCAAGAGGACTGGGTTAAAGTAATCGAAGCCACTGAAACAGCTTTTGGCCCGGTCGATATACTGGTTAATAACGCAGGTATTGATAAGCCCGCCTTATTGGAAGAGATGCCAGAAGCCTTATACCGACAGGTGATAGAAATCAACCAAGTGTCGGTATTTTTAGGCATGAAAGCAGTAATTCCTTCAATGAAAAAAGTATCAAAGGGATCGATAGTGAATATATCGTCGATCGCAGGTTTTGTTGCAGCGCCTTACAGGCTTGCCTATACTGCATCTAAATTTGCAGTTAGAGGAATGACCAAGTCAGCAGCGGTGGAATTGGCGAAGTATAATATCCGGGTTAACTCTGTACATCCGGGACTGATTGATACGCCAATGACCGGCGTGGTACCAAAGGAGCAGTTGTCACAACTTAATATACCTTTGGGGAGAACTGCCGATGCGAAGGAAGTATCGGCTTTGGTAGTTTATCTTGCTTCTGATGAGTCAAGTTATTCTACAGGATCAGAGTTTATAATTGATGGGGGTATTACCGCTCAATTGTAA